The Triticum urartu cultivar G1812 chromosome 5, Tu2.1, whole genome shotgun sequence genome contains the following window.
CTTCGTGCTGACACCGTGGGCCTCCGGGCCCGCGTACGTTCGCCGGCCAAGGCCCACGTTTCTGGGCCGGTAGGTGATAAGCGGCTATAttttgtttttgaaaaaaaaaactcAATCGCTTCGTTCCCGAGCGGCTTGAGAGCTGGGAGCAATGAGCTTGGTCTATCCACTCCTGCGGCTCCCGTGCCGCTGCGCACTCGCGTCGGCGCCGCGGGCCGCCGCGGCGTCGGTGGTGTCGGCCTCGGCGGTGGACGGCGGGGGCGGGGACGGGGAGCTGACGGCGCGGGAGAGGAGGGAGAGGCGGAGGGAGGCGAGGGAGCTCAAGGCGCGGGACTGGAAAGAGGAGGTGGAGGAGCGGCTCATCCACGAGCCGGCGCGGCGGCGGAAGAAGCCGCCGAAGCGGACGTGGCGGGAGGAGCTCAACCTCGACTTCCTCGCCGAGCACGGCCCGCAGTGGTGGCTCGTGCGCGTCTCCATGGCGCCCGGCACCGACTACGTCGACCTCATCACCAAGGCCGTCGCCCGCCGCTTCTCCGAGGTCTCCTTCAAGGTAGTACCGCCCCGAATCTCCCATCCTCTTCGGTTTTCGCTCGCCCTGATGGAGTAGCGCGGATCGTTCGTTTTGATCATTGGCCTCTCTCACGAGCATTTTACCGAACACCTGAAGCGTGATGTGCCATGGGGTATCTGGATTGTGCTATGACCAATGCCGCCGTGCAAAACTCTCATCGCCACATAAATTTCACATCTACGGAACAATTGTGCATAACAGAACCTGTGAGGATGCATTTGGCTATTGGTTGTGAATTCTCGCATCCGTTTCATTTTCAGCAACTAAAAAGTTTTAGTCCTTGTTACTTGAATCATGCAATCATGTTAAACTTTGGGCTAGTGAGGTGTGAGGTGAATGCAACTACAATAGCCTGCTTATTTGCAAGCCATGCTGCCTTGAGCTGTCCTTCTCACAGATATTCTCTGCAGATTTACAATCCTGCAATCCAAGTGAAGAAGAGGCTGAAAAGTGGTTTGATCAGTACCAAGTCAAAACCTCTGCATCCTGGGCTGGTCTTTCTGTACTGCACCTtaaacaaggagcttcatgatttCATCAGAGACACCGAAGGTTGTTATGGTTTCATTGGAGCTACAAGAGGTTCTATGTGGGTACTTCTCAACTCATTCACTAACCTCTGTCTGAAACTTTATTCGCTCTTCGCTTCGATTTTCTTGTTCGAATTGTCCATATTATTGCTTATACAGCTGATGTTAGATAGCTTGCCACCCTGGACTTTTGAAGTGTTTCTGATGTGAGTATTGTATATTGTACAATCATGTGCTGTCCGTAGTTGCAGAATAATCCTTTAACCCACAAAGTGACCAACACGCATTACTCAGTACCAAATTTCCCCAAAACAGCTAGTGTACCAATTTGATGATCTGGACTTCTTTTGGAGCAAAATGGTGCTCTGTGCACTTGACATGAAGAACTTTTTGGAAGCGATAACTTGTTTGCTGTAATTGTAGCAGTGTATGAGTTATACTAGATTTGCGATATGTAGTAACATAGCAGATCGTATCTCATATCTGTTGTATGATCAGTTGTGCCCTTCTTTTGCCTGCCATCGTAACAATACTTGCACCGTGCAGTAAAAGGCAGATTAAGAAGCCTAAACCTATTCCAGTTGAAGAGGTCGAATCAATTATTAAAAAGGAGAAGGAGGAACAAGAGAAAGCTGACAAAGAATTTGAAGACCTGGAAAACTGGGATAAGGGGTCTTTTGGTAAACCCGTTGAAGACTCTGAACTTATGTTAATTAATAAGATCAAGAAACAGGTCAAGAAATCAACTTCAAAAGGTGCCTCCAGCAACGACACTTTTACGCTCGGTGCCAGTGTTCATGTTCTCTCCGGGCCTTTTGCAGGCTTCACTGGCTCTCTTCTGGAAGTAAATCGCAAAAATAAGAAGGTTAGGCTGAATGGCTGATGACAGCTTCATAGTGAGCTAATTGCCTTGCTGTTCTCCGTTACCTTTTCTTCTCGTATTATCTGGTTATCTAAGAAGTGTTTTACCTGCCACAGGTTACTGTCCAGATGACACTTTTTGGCAAGGAGAGCTTTGTAGATCTAGATTTTGATCAAATTGAGGCACTCAATACTTAATGGTAATGACAGTTGTCTCTAATACGTCAGCACTTCTGAATTCTGTTTTCGCTTACCTATGACTGAGCACTGGACAATAGCATTTAACCATCAGTTTCCAAGAATCAACATCTGCTACTCAATTTGCATCTGGTGGTCATAAAGTAAAAAAACAGTACCCAGGCAGTAATGTATTAAAATCATTAGGGGGTTACTAGTACAAGTGGGGAGTCTCTTTCCCCTGGTTATGGCCTGAAAAGAATCATATAGGTAAAAAAAATCATATAGGTAGAAGGCTTGCATATTTTTCATACACAAAATAAATTATATATCTGGAGTATGTGACCTCACATGTGGGCCTTTGGGTATAGGATAGGACAATCATTTCATTCGTTATCATTGCTGCTCTCCCAAGTGAAGTGAATCAAGTATATTTAAGGTTCTGCTGTAAGGAAATTTTATCATTGTTCCATGATATTTCAGTAGGGTGTCCATCAAATTGACTTTTTCCCCACAGTACTTTCCATATATTTCAGATCCTCTAAGCTTCGTTATCATTGTTCCATATATTTCAGTAGGGTGTCCATCAAATTGACTTTTTCCCCACAGTACTTTCCATATATTTCAGATCCTGTAAGCTTCGTGGGCCTCCCATTCTGGTTTCTCATACGGAGTATATTGTGCGTTCTTACAAAAAGAAAAATGCTTCTCACATTTTTTTTTCATGTCTGAACAGGTAGGCACAGACCACTGTATCAGTAGTTTTGTTTTTCGAAATAGAATCAGAAGTTTTGTCAGTTGGGCCCTGGAGATATGAATAAAGCACTTGGGGTATATGGATCTGTTGAAGACCACTGGATTGGGTGACAAACACAAGAGAAGAGTTAGCCCGTGGGCCAGTAAACGTTAAGCCGTAAGTACTCTCCACCACCATGTGTTTGAACAACTAAACGAACTCTGTGAATGGATCCTGAACTAAATTACTAGGTAGGGAGGAGTAAACAGGGAATGGATTTTTTGCAGCCTTATTCATGTTGAAATAACTAAATAATCTCTTCTTTCAGCCTGACAGGTGTTAAACGCTGGTTTGCGAACGAGGATCGGATCTGTTGAACCAGGGAAATCGCGGACCTGACCTGACCTCCACTTGGTTGCTAAGGCCCTGTACAATGCAAGGTGCTTGGAGTAGATGCTTAGAGAAATAAACCAGTTTTTCTCTAAGCACCGGTGCTTATTTGTAGAGAGTAGACGCTTAAGTAAGCGTCTATCATGTAGAAATAAGCACCGGTGCTTAAGGAAAACTCAGTTTATTTTACTAAGCATCTCCCTAAGCACCTcccattgtacaaggcctaaAGTTCCACCTCGACCCAGTTATATCATGTAGAGAACAATGCTTCAACACTTTGTATTCTTTTTTAGCACAATAGGCTATTCGTTCATTTAATAATTGTGATCAGTACATGCATTTACCAACCAGTTCAAATGGGGCAAAATTTCGTGTTTTAACCCTTTTCTGAAACTAAATCGAGATTTGACCCTAGTTTGAAAAAAATTGAAGATTTGACCCTTTTGCTACCGCCAGGGTCCCTGGTGGTAGGCACGAGCATCgcggtagcaaaagggtcagatATCGAAAAAAAATCAGACTAGGGTCAGATCTCGATTTAGTTTCAGAAAAGGGTCAAAACCCGAAATTTAGCCTTCAAATGGCGGAAAAGGAAGGCATGTCTAGCAATCTTGAAATGTGCTGCTCCATCTGCTTTGCTTTGCTTTGCTTTCTGACAGAGTGAGGCCACTTTGGAGAAACAGTTCCAATCGAGTTTGTTTTCATCAGTGTGCCATCCTTCAGCCCAAAAGGCTTACAGTACAAGCTTCTTGCTTTCCTCCTTTTTCCTACGGTCTGTGGCAATGTGCTGATGATGCTGGAACAAAGTCTGCAATGTCTCCCACCTGAACAGATCTATCACCTTCACTCCTTTTTCATGCCATGCGTCGATCAAGACACCGTCCTTCTTTCTTGTTTAATTCAGTGTTTCCAAACTAGTAGCCTTCCATTTCataatgtagtgcttcctctatctccgtgcttcaactttgatcataaatttaactaccaAAACCGATcgcggcgggagcaaaaattatatcagtgaattcatattcgaaagaagtttttaattatataatttttttctcccgccgcagttggtctcgttttggttaaatttatggtcaaagttgaacCTCGGGAAGtgcgggcgcactatattttggaatggagggagtatattttTCATGCCTTGCTGTTCGTCCTGCCTAAACAAGCAGCTCGGTGCATTGTGACTGCACAGTACGACATGAATGCACGCAATGATGGGCCAACTGAGTGTCAGAAAGTATTAGTACACGATGGGCCAGCTAATTGTACTGTTAGTTGGAGCACTTCACTTCACAATGCGTATGATTTTACAGCCTCTTGGGGGGCATCAACTTTCTTGAGAGAAGAGGCAACTGGCTTAGATTTAGCAAGGGCCAGGTACAGGGGAGAGGAGAACTAATTATGGCAGGGAGTCGAGTGCAGCCCCGGTAGCTGCACCAACGAGCAGGGGAGGGTGGCGGCCCGTGGCTCAGGCTGATCGCATCCGTGATCCCGCCCGTCAGCCACGGTGGGCGTCACTGTCGGCTGCCGCCGCGGGGCACGAGGTACACCCGGGCGCGCACCACTGCGGCGTTGCACAGCTTGAACCCCGGCGCCACCGCGAACCCGACCACCATGCCGGCGCCGCGCGGCGCGGGCCCGGCCACGCTCTCCATGTACTCCGGGTGGAACTCGGCGCCGCGCCCGGCCTCGAAGTGGCTGGGCGGCGGCTCCAGCGCGAACGCCAGCAGGTGCAGCAGCCACACCGCCTTGGCCGCCCGCAGGAACTCCCCGTAGAACGGCGTGCGCGGGTGCGCGCCCGCGCCCACGGCCTTCTTGTGCTCGTCGGAACCAAGGACGGCCTCCTCCACGCGCGGCGGGAGCAGGGACGCGAACTTGCTGGCGGCGTACCGCCCGAAGGCGCACGTCGGGAGCACGCCCAGGAGCTCGCCGGGGTCCATGCCGCGCATGTCGCGGAACTGCGCGTACCGCTcccgccggaacgccgccgggtcgaggagggaggagagggagCCGTCCAGGTAGAAGGACTCGTGCTCGAAGCCGCCGAGCAGGACGGCCGTCGCGTGCGCCTCCAGCGCGTGCTTGGCGAGCTGCGGGGAGGAGACCGGGATCTTGGTGACGGACCGGGTGGCCGCCGCCGGGTCCAGCCCCGCCGCGCGGAGGAGGTGGAGCAGGTGCGCCGCGAACGCACGCGTCGCCGCGCGGGCCTGCTCCGCGCAGGCGACGAACAGCTCCGCCGTCGCCGCGCCGACCTCCGCGGCGGGGGCGGCCGCGAGGGTGTGGTGGTGCTTCTTGGGGGGGTGGAGGCGCGCGTTGCGGCGGTTTGTTGCGGTGGCGAGCTTCTCCTTGAGGCCGTCCACCTCGGCCTGCTTGCCCTGGAGCTGGCGGCGGAGGTCGTCGAGCGCGGCCTCGTAGGGCGCGACGGCCTCGCGGAGCGGCGGC
Protein-coding sequences here:
- the LOC125511244 gene encoding transcription termination/antitermination protein NusG-like, whose amino-acid sequence is MSLVYPLLRLPCRCALASAPRAAAASVVSASAVDGGGGDGELTARERRERRREARELKARDWKEEVEERLIHEPARRRKKPPKRTWREELNLDFLAEHGPQWWLVRVSMAPGTDYVDLITKAVARRFSEVSFKIYNPAIQVKKRLKSGLISTKSKPLHPGLVFLYCTLNKELHDFIRDTEGCYGFIGATRGSIKRQIKKPKPIPVEEVESIIKKEKEEQEKADKEFEDLENWDKGSFGKPVEDSELMLINKIKKQVKKSTSKGASSNDTFTLGASVHVLSGPFAGFTGSLLEVNRKNKKVTVQMTLFGKESFVDLDFDQIEALNT
- the LOC125511247 gene encoding protein GRAVITROPIC IN THE LIGHT 1, with protein sequence MASKAVTIGDLIHRVASSCLSNRFPGNYAHHGSDLDDDDDDDPFADFGDAATHEECPRPAVRAGAEEGDDEARRLRIWEEGEEQKRRTKNAAAAEEEAEGAERAGDAESLMAEVFDAVSGVRRAYAALQGAHCPWDPDRMRAADAGVVAELRHLARLRDRFRRAAASPGGRIPRPSPSAPPLREAVAPYEAALDDLRRQLQGKQAEVDGLKEKLATATNRRNARLHPPKKHHHTLAAAPAAEVGAATAELFVACAEQARAATRAFAAHLLHLLRAAGLDPAAATRSVTKIPVSSPQLAKHALEAHATAVLLGGFEHESFYLDGSLSSLLDPAAFRRERYAQFRDMRGMDPGELLGVLPTCAFGRYAASKFASLLPPRVEEAVLGSDEHKKAVGAGAHPRTPFYGEFLRAAKAVWLLHLLAFALEPPPSHFEAGRGAEFHPEYMESVAGPAPRGAGMVVGFAVAPGFKLCNAAVVRARVYLVPRGGSRQ